In one Bacteroidales bacterium WCE2004 genomic region, the following are encoded:
- a CDS encoding LSU ribosomal protein L35P has protein sequence MAKLKTNSGAKKRFTLTGSGKIKRKHAYHSHILTKKTKKRKRNLDHFALLEKADYVRVKEMLVL, from the coding sequence ATGGCAAAGCTTAAAACCAACTCCGGTGCCAAAAAGCGCTTCACGCTTACCGGATCGGGAAAGATCAAGAGGAAGCATGCTTACCACAGCCACATCCTCACCAAGAAAACCAAGAAGCGCAAGCGCAACCTGGATCACTTCGCCCTCCTCGAGAAGGCTGATTACGTGCGCGTAAAAGAAATGTTGGTTCTCTAA
- a CDS encoding LSU ribosomal protein L28P (manually curated) gives MAKVCQITGRKRMKGNNVAHSKLRTKRDFSLNLKNKRFWSEEEQRYVTLKVSCKGMRIIEKNGLEATLRDAKKKGLINLV, from the coding sequence ATGGCAAAAGTTTGTCAAATCACCGGAAGGAAGAGAATGAAAGGCAACAACGTTGCCCATTCCAAGCTGCGCACCAAGCGCGACTTCTCCCTCAATCTGAAGAACAAGCGGTTCTGGAGCGAGGAGGAGCAGAGATATGTGACCCTCAAGGTATCTTGCAAGGGTATGCGGATCATCGAGAAGAACGGCCTCGAGGCTACGCTTCGCGATGCTAAGAAGAAAGGCTTGATTAACCTTGTTTAA
- a CDS encoding signal peptidase I yields the protein MSWKDFTQNKWTKFIFWALLYLVWVIWLGNFWWLLGLGVIFDIFITRKVHWNFWKKRYKEGEKHSGWNEWLDAVIFAVIVVTFINIFFFQAFKIPSSSMESSLYTGDQLFVSKLAFGPRVPQTPLTVPFTHNTIFGKKSYSTLIQNKYRRLKGFRHVKRGDYVVFGYPNGDTVLRNDPQGDYYAYVRRLGKESVARMGGIITRPVDKKDFYVKRCVAIPGDTLEVRDGLVWVNGEKQPVYPGVQYSYQVRTDGHKLNAKMLEKLDIAPSKAYFDPTLPGYQVLLLTEEKLEEVRKLPIVQSVALRLDTDPKACALDIFPFTQDSGWTRDFFGPLWIPRKGATVPLTQDNVALYKRIITTYEGGDLEQALREGSYTFKQDYYFMMGDNRHDSSDSRYFGFVPEDHIAGRPAVIWLSLDREKRFPHNIRWRRFLKFL from the coding sequence GTGAGCTGGAAGGATTTTACTCAGAACAAATGGACGAAGTTCATCTTTTGGGCTTTGCTCTATCTGGTTTGGGTGATCTGGCTCGGAAATTTCTGGTGGCTGCTGGGTCTCGGGGTTATCTTCGATATCTTCATCACCCGCAAGGTCCATTGGAATTTCTGGAAGAAACGCTACAAGGAGGGAGAGAAGCACAGTGGATGGAACGAATGGCTTGACGCCGTCATTTTCGCCGTCATCGTCGTCACCTTCATCAACATCTTCTTCTTCCAGGCGTTCAAGATTCCTTCCTCCTCGATGGAGTCCAGTCTTTATACTGGAGACCAGCTCTTTGTCAGCAAACTGGCCTTTGGCCCCCGCGTCCCCCAGACGCCGCTGACGGTTCCCTTCACGCACAATACGATCTTCGGGAAGAAGTCCTATTCGACCCTCATCCAGAACAAGTATCGTCGCCTGAAAGGATTCCGCCATGTCAAGCGTGGAGATTACGTGGTGTTCGGTTACCCCAACGGGGACACCGTCCTCCGCAACGATCCGCAGGGAGACTACTACGCGTACGTCCGCAGGCTCGGCAAGGAGTCCGTGGCCCGGATGGGTGGAATCATCACCCGCCCCGTGGACAAGAAGGACTTCTACGTGAAGCGTTGTGTCGCGATTCCCGGGGACACCCTGGAAGTCCGGGACGGCCTGGTGTGGGTCAATGGCGAGAAGCAACCGGTCTACCCGGGCGTGCAGTACAGCTATCAGGTCCGCACCGACGGACACAAGCTGAACGCCAAGATGTTGGAGAAGCTCGACATCGCGCCTTCCAAGGCGTATTTCGATCCGACCCTGCCCGGCTATCAGGTCCTTCTGCTGACGGAAGAGAAGTTGGAAGAAGTGCGGAAGCTCCCCATCGTGCAAAGCGTTGCGCTCCGCCTCGACACCGACCCGAAAGCCTGTGCGCTGGATATTTTCCCCTTCACGCAGGACTCCGGCTGGACCAGGGACTTCTTCGGACCGTTGTGGATTCCCCGCAAGGGGGCGACCGTCCCGCTCACGCAGGACAACGTGGCGCTCTACAAGCGGATTATCACGACCTACGAAGGTGGCGACCTGGAGCAGGCTCTCCGCGAGGGCTCCTACACATTCAAGCAGGATTATTACTTCATGATGGGTGACAACCGTCACGATTCCTCGGATTCCCGATATTTCGGCTTTGTCCCCGAGGACCACATCGCCGGCCGACCGGCCGTGATCTGGCTCTCGCTCGACAGAGAAAAGCGGTTCCCCCACAATATCCGGTGGCGCAGATTCCTGAAGTTTCTCTAG
- a CDS encoding signal recognition particle-docking protein FtsY gives MALSFFQRISRAVIGKSRVDDDTLDAIEEALVESDMGVDTTLKIIDNLEERVERDKFVSFDELVGLLREEIGALVGESVEPFDFSKKPYVILVVGVNGVGKTTTIGKLAALLARQGKKVLLGAADTFRAAAVDQLTIWAGRAGVDIVKQAMGSDPASVAYDTAQAAVARGADVAIIDTAGRLHNRIDLMNELTKIRNVVRKVVPDGPHDVMLVLDASTGQNAFAQAKEFARATDITSLTVTKLDGTAKGGVVVGVSDQFHIPVKFIGVGEGIDDLKVFNKQEFVEQLFAPEDLK, from the coding sequence ATGGCATTAAGTTTCTTTCAACGGATTTCACGGGCCGTGATCGGCAAGTCGAGGGTGGATGACGACACGCTCGACGCGATCGAGGAGGCTCTGGTCGAGTCGGACATGGGGGTCGATACGACCTTGAAGATCATCGACAACCTGGAGGAGCGCGTCGAGCGGGATAAGTTCGTGTCCTTCGACGAGCTGGTGGGCCTGCTCCGCGAGGAGATCGGGGCCCTGGTGGGCGAGAGCGTGGAACCGTTCGACTTCAGCAAGAAGCCGTATGTCATCCTGGTGGTCGGCGTGAACGGCGTGGGCAAGACCACGACCATCGGCAAACTGGCCGCGCTGCTGGCCCGCCAGGGCAAGAAGGTCCTGCTGGGCGCGGCGGACACGTTCCGCGCCGCGGCGGTGGACCAGCTCACCATCTGGGCCGGGCGCGCGGGCGTGGACATCGTCAAGCAGGCGATGGGCTCCGACCCTGCCTCCGTGGCGTATGACACCGCCCAGGCGGCAGTGGCGCGCGGCGCCGACGTGGCGATCATCGACACGGCCGGCCGCCTGCACAACCGCATCGACCTGATGAACGAGCTGACCAAGATCCGCAACGTCGTCCGCAAGGTGGTCCCCGACGGGCCGCACGACGTGATGCTGGTCCTGGACGCCTCCACGGGCCAGAACGCCTTCGCGCAGGCGAAGGAGTTCGCCCGGGCCACCGACATCACCTCCCTGACCGTCACCAAGCTCGACGGCACCGCCAAGGGCGGCGTAGTGGTGGGCGTGTCCGACCAGTTCCACATCCCGGTCAAGTTCATCGGCGTGGGCGAGGGGATCGACGACCTCAAGGTGTTCAACAAGCAGGAATTCGTGGAGCAGCTGTTTGCTCCGGAAGATTTGAAATAG
- a CDS encoding LSU ribosomal protein L20P yields MPRSVNSVASRARRKKILKRTRGNFLARKNVWTVAKNTYEKGLTYAYRDRKAKKRNFRALWIQRINAAARQYGMSYSQFMGKLNAQNIGLNRKVLADLAMNNPQAFEAIINSVK; encoded by the coding sequence ATGCCTAGATCAGTCAACTCAGTCGCCTCCAGGGCGCGCCGCAAGAAGATTCTCAAGAGAACCCGCGGTAACTTCCTTGCACGGAAGAATGTTTGGACCGTAGCCAAAAACACCTACGAGAAAGGTTTGACCTATGCATACCGTGACCGCAAGGCCAAGAAGCGCAATTTCCGCGCTCTCTGGATCCAGCGTATCAACGCTGCCGCCCGCCAGTACGGTATGTCCTACTCCCAGTTCATGGGCAAGCTGAACGCCCAGAACATCGGGCTGAACCGCAAGGTCCTCGCCGACCTCGCGATGAACAACCCGCAGGCGTTCGAAGCTATCATCAATTCTGTAAAATAA
- a CDS encoding large subunit ribosomal protein L33, with translation MAKKAKGNRVQVILECTEQKASGVPGMSRYITTKNKKNTPDRLERKKFNPYLGKVTVHREIK, from the coding sequence ATGGCAAAGAAAGCAAAAGGAAACAGGGTGCAGGTCATCCTTGAGTGCACGGAGCAGAAAGCCAGCGGCGTGCCCGGCATGTCCCGTTACATCACTACCAAGAACAAGAAGAACACCCCGGACCGTCTCGAGCGCAAGAAGTTCAACCCTTACCTCGGCAAGGTCACGGTCCATCGTGAAATCAAATAA